In one Dermatophilaceae bacterium Sec6.4 genomic region, the following are encoded:
- a CDS encoding oxygenase MpaB family protein, with product MVATLQQLKDNTRNAFRSRVSGDPTGAPDWVRAIATVGEGPGLFEPDGVVWRVHGDLSTLAGGVAALLGQAAHPLALAGVQGHSDYTEDPWARLAGTARWLVVSTFGSEKLAERESARVRGMHRKVKGFAPDGRAYAAGDPDLLRWVHLAFTDAFLAAQLAVGTDLKPRFGPRWPDQYVSQWAISATKLGATDLPDTQAELADALAVYQPILEPVPDDLRAFLAGPPGLSVAERLGYRGLAGGAGLLVSPVMAPLAGVRGRGHYSAADRARLQLTKTLLRGLLASLGQSYSPSEEAARWRIGVGTRPFWMEPA from the coding sequence GTGGTAGCGACCCTCCAGCAGTTGAAAGACAACACCCGGAACGCGTTCCGTAGCCGCGTATCGGGCGACCCGACCGGCGCACCGGACTGGGTGCGCGCCATCGCGACGGTCGGTGAGGGGCCCGGTCTTTTCGAACCGGACGGCGTTGTCTGGCGGGTGCACGGCGACCTGTCGACCCTGGCCGGAGGAGTCGCTGCGCTGCTGGGGCAGGCCGCGCATCCTCTCGCCCTGGCGGGGGTGCAGGGCCACTCGGACTACACCGAAGACCCGTGGGCGCGCCTCGCGGGCACCGCGCGGTGGCTGGTGGTCAGCACCTTCGGCTCGGAGAAGCTCGCCGAGCGCGAATCAGCTCGCGTGCGCGGCATGCACCGGAAGGTCAAAGGCTTCGCGCCGGACGGGCGGGCGTACGCAGCGGGAGATCCGGACCTGCTGCGGTGGGTACACCTGGCCTTCACCGACGCATTCCTGGCCGCGCAGCTGGCGGTCGGCACGGACTTGAAGCCGCGATTCGGGCCGCGCTGGCCGGACCAGTACGTTTCCCAATGGGCGATCAGTGCCACCAAGCTCGGAGCGACCGACCTGCCGGACACTCAGGCTGAACTCGCCGACGCGCTCGCGGTCTACCAGCCGATACTCGAACCGGTGCCCGATGACCTGCGGGCATTTTTAGCCGGTCCGCCCGGTCTGAGTGTGGCGGAGCGCCTCGGTTACCGAGGTCTCGCGGGCGGCGCAGGCCTGCTGGTGTCGCCGGTCATGGCTCCACTGGCCGGGGTGCGGGGGCGCGGTCACTACAGCGCAGCCGACCGGGCGCGACTACAGCTGACCAAAACGCTGCTGCGCGGCCTGCTCGCGTCGTTGGGTCAGTCATACAGCCCCTCGGAGGAAGCTGCCCGTTGGCGAATCGGCGTCGGAACCAGGCCATTCTGGATGGAACCCGCCTGA
- a CDS encoding DUF222 domain-containing protein, giving the protein MSSNTAWVDTPALTPPDPRTALSHVVGRLNAAHAELVTLVTQVLADQSWVIGGIRSPQHWLTCYAGLSHAVATDIVRIAERSGALPALAQGLTGGDLSIGQASVIARYTPDNFDTDVVELARHASVPQLRRALSKYEFSPTPAAAATAATTAATVERLDEFDPTVQRAQVHMHTQDGRFHLTYDAPADIGALVHQAVVEAKDALFLAGHPHVTMGEALLEVATRSLQQGTDLSTGRSNTFRIYLHLDTSGHGWITNSGALPPHLLRQWTCNGLVNPVWETSGPPVNVGRAQRIVPARTRRLIEDRDGGCAHPGCGATGHLECHHITHWADGGPTNVENLISLCPYHHDRHHTGDFTIEPLPAHPGHYRFLDRGGAPLGPIERRTPTTNEPDPQTTPYRGASGQALHLAWVRFAPNPTPATTRDRRKLWILAGGTGDPPDPPDRTRSPDPHTAAAED; this is encoded by the coding sequence ATGAGTTCGAACACCGCCTGGGTTGATACCCCGGCCCTGACACCACCGGATCCGCGGACGGCGCTGTCGCACGTGGTGGGTCGGCTCAACGCGGCACACGCCGAACTGGTCACGCTCGTGACGCAGGTGCTCGCGGATCAGTCATGGGTGATCGGGGGGATCCGCTCACCGCAACACTGGTTGACGTGTTACGCGGGCCTCTCGCACGCGGTCGCGACTGACATTGTCCGGATCGCGGAAAGGTCTGGGGCCCTGCCCGCGCTGGCGCAGGGCCTGACCGGTGGTGACCTGTCGATCGGACAAGCCTCGGTCATCGCCCGTTACACCCCCGACAACTTCGACACCGACGTCGTTGAACTGGCCCGACACGCGAGCGTGCCCCAACTACGCCGGGCACTGAGCAAATACGAATTCAGCCCCACGCCCGCCGCCGCCGCTACTGCCGCCACCACCGCCGCGACGGTCGAACGGTTGGATGAGTTCGACCCGACCGTGCAGCGGGCCCAGGTACACATGCACACCCAGGACGGACGATTCCACCTGACCTACGACGCGCCCGCCGACATCGGGGCCCTGGTCCACCAGGCAGTAGTAGAGGCCAAAGACGCCCTGTTCCTGGCCGGCCACCCACACGTCACCATGGGTGAGGCGCTACTGGAAGTCGCGACCCGATCACTGCAACAAGGGACTGACCTGTCCACCGGCCGATCGAACACGTTCCGCATCTACCTGCACCTGGACACCAGCGGACACGGGTGGATCACCAACAGTGGCGCGCTACCCCCGCACCTACTGCGTCAATGGACCTGCAACGGGCTGGTCAACCCCGTGTGGGAAACGAGCGGGCCACCGGTCAACGTCGGACGCGCCCAACGCATCGTGCCCGCCCGCACCCGACGCCTGATCGAAGACCGCGACGGCGGGTGCGCCCATCCCGGCTGCGGCGCCACCGGGCACCTGGAATGCCACCACATCACCCACTGGGCCGACGGCGGACCCACCAATGTCGAAAACCTGATCAGTCTGTGCCCCTACCACCACGACCGACACCACACCGGTGACTTCACCATCGAACCCCTCCCCGCACACCCGGGCCACTACAGATTCCTCGATCGCGGCGGAGCACCCCTGGGCCCCATCGAACGCCGAACGCCCACCACCAACGAACCAGACCCGCAGACCACCCCCTACCGGGGCGCATCCGGGCAAGCACTACACCTCGCATGGGTACGGTTCGCCCCCAACCCCACCCCCGCCACCACACGCGACCGCCGAAAACTCTGGATCCTCGCCGGCGGAACCGGCGACCCACCAGATCCACCCGACCGAACACGTTCACCCGATCCCCACACCGCAGCCGCTGAGGACTGA
- a CDS encoding DEAD/DEAH box helicase, producing MFVLHGFWSSSIGLLLWAEDSELTVKSPSQALSTARSHPFAAPAHVVSAIAGVGGGAEASATLLLPSLQSAPLDSPELIRIAPRPAPRSQPRLLAWTVPVVVLNAAQAWAVLEDPPDDVRLGASVDYLYDLADFAEDLLERGRVVPAVIRDAQGTRASWRPVLHSHDLLTLTSLCASMPPVCRAEPNAAPAQMLGSCALAALVDAAARRALAAAYPAGTDLMAPRRGRRPKRQPAQEAWLAALTAPDGEFEADPDDVQALAQALAPWDEVATAPTGPARATFRLSELEVEVDADTEVAGPLAGTPPTEAIWRLEFLLQSIADPSLVVSAERAWQDDGSLRRWLDRPQELMLTELGRASGVYPELVPALRTARPSQLLLDTAAAHRFLTTAAPALDEAGFGVLLPTWWDRRRRLGLAVSASTPVEGVVVGAGRFGRDQLVDFNWALAVGDDTLTEEEISALSQAKAPLVRLRGQWVSVDPDQLRRGLDFLTRTPSGQMTAAAVLALAASHPNDHDTPLQISSVHADGWLGDLLSGRADQTLQPVHPPTDFTAILRPYQQRGLSWLTFMSSLGLGCCLADDMGLGKTVQLLAMEAVQRHAEPGTGPTLLLCPMSLVGNWQREAARFAPALRVHAHHGVDRLHEKALREHVAQTDLVVTTYATATRDIDELAGYEWNRLVLDEAQAVKNSLSRGAKAVRRLSAAHRVALTGTPVENRLAELWSIMDFLNPGLLGSPEAFRTRYAIPVERHGETEPAKQLRAATQPYLLRRLKTDPSIIDDLPEKIEIKQYCRLTTEQASLYRSVVDDMMDRIESSEGIKRRGNVLAAMSKLKQVCNHPAQLLHDRSPVGTRSGKVIRLEEILEEILAEGDRVLCFTQFTEFAEMLAPHLAARFNQDVLYLHGGTPRARRDEMVARFQSGQGPSIFLLSLKAGGTGLNLTAANHVVHLDRWWNPAVENQATDRAFRIGQKRSVQVRKFICSGTLEERIDDMITQKMGLADLVVGDGEGWLTELSTGDLRDVFALSAGAVDE from the coding sequence ATGTTCGTCCTGCACGGATTCTGGTCGTCCTCGATCGGACTGCTCCTCTGGGCGGAGGACTCAGAACTCACCGTGAAGAGTCCCAGTCAAGCGCTGAGCACCGCCCGATCCCACCCCTTCGCAGCGCCGGCGCACGTTGTCTCCGCCATCGCCGGTGTTGGTGGGGGCGCGGAAGCCAGCGCGACGCTCCTACTCCCCTCGCTGCAGTCAGCGCCGCTGGATTCCCCAGAACTGATCCGCATCGCCCCACGACCCGCGCCTCGTTCGCAGCCGCGGCTGCTGGCGTGGACCGTCCCGGTCGTGGTACTCAACGCCGCGCAGGCGTGGGCCGTCCTGGAGGACCCGCCCGACGATGTCCGACTCGGCGCATCGGTGGACTACCTGTACGACCTCGCTGACTTCGCCGAGGACCTACTCGAACGAGGGCGCGTCGTTCCCGCAGTCATCCGGGACGCTCAGGGCACGCGGGCGTCATGGCGGCCAGTGCTACACAGCCACGACCTGCTGACGCTGACCTCCCTGTGCGCCAGCATGCCGCCGGTATGCCGTGCCGAACCGAACGCCGCACCGGCGCAGATGCTCGGGTCCTGCGCTCTGGCTGCGCTGGTGGATGCTGCTGCGCGACGCGCCCTGGCGGCCGCCTATCCCGCGGGGACCGATCTCATGGCGCCCCGCCGGGGTCGTCGGCCCAAACGACAACCCGCTCAGGAAGCGTGGCTCGCCGCCCTGACGGCACCTGACGGGGAATTCGAGGCGGACCCCGACGACGTCCAGGCGCTCGCGCAGGCGTTGGCTCCGTGGGACGAGGTGGCGACGGCGCCGACGGGTCCGGCGCGGGCGACCTTCCGTCTCAGCGAACTCGAGGTAGAGGTAGACGCCGATACCGAGGTAGCAGGCCCGCTAGCCGGCACCCCACCCACCGAGGCGATATGGCGACTGGAGTTCCTGCTCCAGTCCATCGCCGATCCCAGCCTCGTGGTGTCCGCCGAGCGCGCGTGGCAGGACGACGGCAGTCTTCGACGGTGGCTCGACCGGCCGCAGGAGCTGATGCTGACCGAACTCGGCCGGGCCAGCGGGGTGTATCCCGAGTTGGTCCCCGCGCTGCGCACGGCCCGCCCGTCCCAACTCCTGTTGGACACCGCCGCAGCACACCGGTTCCTCACCACCGCGGCGCCGGCGCTCGACGAGGCGGGATTCGGTGTGCTGCTGCCCACGTGGTGGGACCGGCGCCGCCGCTTGGGTCTCGCAGTAAGCGCGTCGACCCCGGTCGAGGGTGTCGTTGTGGGGGCGGGGCGGTTCGGCCGGGATCAACTCGTCGATTTCAACTGGGCGCTGGCTGTTGGGGATGACACGCTGACCGAGGAAGAGATATCGGCGCTGTCGCAGGCGAAAGCTCCGCTGGTCCGGTTGCGCGGCCAGTGGGTGAGCGTCGATCCCGATCAGCTGCGCCGTGGCTTGGATTTCCTTACCCGTACGCCCAGCGGACAAATGACCGCGGCGGCAGTGCTCGCGCTGGCCGCGAGTCATCCGAACGATCACGACACACCGCTGCAGATCAGTTCGGTGCACGCTGACGGCTGGCTGGGTGATCTGCTCAGCGGACGCGCAGACCAGACTTTACAGCCGGTACATCCGCCGACTGATTTCACCGCGATATTACGCCCCTACCAGCAGCGCGGGCTGTCCTGGTTGACGTTCATGTCCTCCCTCGGACTGGGTTGTTGCCTGGCCGACGACATGGGCCTGGGTAAGACCGTGCAGTTACTCGCGATGGAGGCCGTGCAGCGACATGCCGAGCCGGGCACCGGGCCAACGCTGCTGCTGTGCCCGATGTCGCTGGTCGGCAACTGGCAGCGCGAGGCGGCCAGGTTTGCGCCCGCGCTGCGGGTGCACGCCCATCACGGCGTCGACCGGCTGCATGAAAAGGCGTTGCGGGAGCACGTCGCACAGACCGACCTCGTCGTCACCACCTACGCAACCGCCACCCGCGATATCGACGAGCTCGCGGGATACGAGTGGAACAGGTTGGTGCTCGACGAGGCGCAAGCGGTGAAGAACAGTCTGTCGCGGGGCGCGAAGGCAGTACGCCGTCTGTCGGCCGCGCACCGGGTCGCCCTGACCGGTACACCGGTCGAGAACCGTCTCGCCGAGCTGTGGTCGATCATGGACTTCCTGAACCCCGGACTGCTCGGGTCACCGGAGGCTTTCCGCACGCGCTATGCGATCCCGGTCGAGCGCCACGGCGAGACCGAGCCGGCCAAGCAGCTGCGAGCGGCCACCCAGCCGTACCTGCTGCGTCGGCTGAAAACGGACCCGAGCATCATCGATGACCTCCCGGAGAAGATCGAGATCAAGCAGTACTGCCGGTTGACGACCGAGCAGGCCTCGCTCTACCGGTCCGTCGTGGACGACATGATGGACCGGATCGAGAGCAGTGAGGGGATCAAGCGGCGCGGCAACGTACTTGCCGCAATGTCCAAACTCAAACAGGTGTGCAACCATCCGGCGCAGCTGTTGCATGACCGGTCACCGGTCGGGACCCGATCGGGAAAGGTGATCCGGCTCGAGGAAATTCTGGAGGAGATCCTCGCCGAGGGTGACCGGGTGCTGTGTTTCACCCAGTTCACCGAGTTCGCCGAGATGCTCGCGCCGCACCTGGCCGCGCGCTTCAACCAGGACGTGCTCTACCTGCACGGTGGCACTCCGCGAGCGCGCCGCGACGAGATGGTGGCCCGTTTCCAGTCCGGTCAAGGTCCGTCGATCTTCCTGCTGTCACTGAAGGCGGGCGGCACCGGACTCAATCTGACCGCAGCCAACCACGTCGTGCACCTGGACCGGTGGTGGAATCCAGCGGTGGAGAACCAGGCGACCGATCGGGCTTTCCGCATCGGCCAGAAACGCAGCGTGCAGGTCCGTAAGTTCATCTGCTCAGGGACCCTCGAGGAGAGGATCGACGACATGATCACGCAGAAGATGGGTCTGGCCGACCTGGTGGTAGGCGACGGCGAGGGCTGGCTGACCGAGCTGTCCACCGGCGATCTGCGAGACGTCTTCGCGCTGTCCGCAGGAGCCGTCGATGAGTGA
- a CDS encoding SWIM zinc finger family protein → MSDWFPPPSRPRTVEGGIKARSRRGVIGQQWWSARFIEVLEGLGLGSRMQRGRNYARRGQVLTLDVGPGSVTASVQGSRARPYRVRIGVTAFGKQDWAQVETALAGSAWYAAKLLAGEMPEDIEEVFTGLGLSLFPKNARQLSMDCSCPDSAVPCKHLAAAFYLLAESFDDDPFAILAWRGREREDLLANLQAARTDGPPAADIEHATDRPLADCLDSFFARPGTKHAPSPSGRSTSSLIDQLPATGVVVRGRPLEEVLRPAYEVLAH, encoded by the coding sequence ATGAGTGACTGGTTTCCGCCACCTTCGCGCCCGCGCACCGTGGAAGGGGGCATCAAGGCGCGTAGTCGGCGTGGCGTGATCGGTCAACAATGGTGGTCGGCGCGGTTCATCGAGGTGCTGGAGGGTCTGGGCCTGGGCAGCCGGATGCAGCGTGGCCGCAACTACGCCCGCAGAGGGCAGGTCCTCACGCTCGACGTCGGCCCGGGCTCGGTGACCGCCTCGGTGCAGGGCAGTCGGGCGCGCCCCTACCGGGTGCGGATCGGCGTCACCGCCTTCGGCAAGCAGGACTGGGCTCAGGTGGAGACGGCACTCGCGGGAAGTGCCTGGTACGCGGCGAAATTGCTTGCTGGAGAGATGCCCGAAGACATCGAGGAGGTCTTCACCGGGCTCGGCCTCTCGTTGTTCCCCAAGAACGCCCGGCAGCTGTCGATGGATTGCTCGTGCCCTGACAGCGCCGTGCCGTGCAAACACCTCGCTGCCGCGTTCTACCTGTTGGCCGAATCCTTCGACGACGACCCGTTCGCGATCCTGGCCTGGCGTGGACGCGAGCGCGAGGACCTGCTGGCCAACCTGCAGGCCGCCCGCACCGACGGGCCACCCGCCGCCGACATCGAACACGCTACGGACCGGCCGCTCGCGGACTGTCTCGATTCTTTTTTCGCGCGACCGGGCACCAAGCATGCGCCCAGCCCGTCGGGTAGGTCCACCTCCTCCTTGATCGACCAACTGCCCGCGACCGGCGTCGTGGTGCGCGGGCGTCCGCTGGAGGAGGTCCTACGACCTGCGTACGAGGTGCTCGCACACTGA
- a CDS encoding zinc-dependent alcohol dehydrogenase family protein, whose translation MLCNTRRGRHELSGAPAVKALLYEEFGMPPTVRNVADPICPRDGVVIEVRATGLCRSDWHGWAGHDRDIVLPHVPGHEFAGVVVEAGPETGALVGQRVTSPFVCGCGVCRTCLAGAPQVCENQFQPGFTGWGSFAELVALPHADLNLVEIPADLDFATAAALGCRFATAYRAVTAHARVLPGDWVVIFGCGGVGLSATMIAASRGGRVIAVDSAAPARELAGRFGAEVLIDATEPHVVERVRELTNGGARASIDALGSRLTCRAAIETLARRGRHIQVGLLFGDDAHGSVPMDRVIAHELEIYGSHGMAAADYPAMLAEIATGALRPQSLVTATVGLEQLAGPRGALAVMGERPPTGVTVVVF comes from the coding sequence GTGCTCTGCAACACCCGTCGGGGACGTCATGAGTTGTCGGGTGCACCCGCAGTGAAGGCGCTGCTCTACGAAGAGTTCGGGATGCCGCCGACGGTCCGAAACGTCGCAGACCCGATCTGCCCCCGCGATGGCGTCGTCATCGAGGTGCGTGCCACAGGGCTGTGCCGCAGCGATTGGCACGGGTGGGCCGGTCACGATCGCGACATCGTGCTGCCGCACGTGCCGGGTCACGAGTTCGCCGGTGTCGTCGTCGAGGCCGGCCCCGAAACCGGTGCGCTCGTCGGCCAACGGGTGACCTCGCCCTTCGTCTGCGGTTGTGGTGTCTGTCGCACCTGTCTGGCCGGTGCACCACAGGTGTGCGAGAACCAGTTCCAACCGGGGTTCACCGGATGGGGCTCGTTCGCCGAACTGGTTGCGCTGCCGCATGCCGACCTGAATCTGGTGGAGATACCGGCGGATCTGGACTTTGCTACGGCAGCAGCGCTCGGATGCCGCTTCGCCACGGCGTACCGGGCCGTCACCGCGCATGCCCGGGTCCTGCCCGGTGACTGGGTGGTCATCTTCGGGTGCGGAGGGGTCGGACTCTCAGCGACGATGATCGCTGCGTCGCGTGGCGGTCGGGTGATTGCGGTCGACAGTGCGGCACCTGCTCGTGAGCTGGCGGGTCGGTTCGGCGCGGAGGTCCTGATCGACGCCACCGAGCCGCACGTGGTCGAACGGGTGCGCGAACTGACCAATGGCGGGGCCCGCGCGTCGATCGACGCGTTGGGCAGCCGGCTCACCTGCCGCGCCGCGATCGAAACCCTGGCCAGACGCGGTCGGCACATACAGGTGGGGCTGTTGTTCGGCGATGATGCGCACGGCAGCGTGCCGATGGATCGGGTCATTGCCCATGAACTGGAGATTTACGGCAGCCACGGGATGGCGGCTGCCGACTATCCGGCCATGCTCGCCGAGATCGCGACCGGAGCTCTGCGCCCGCAGTCCCTGGTGACTGCCACGGTCGGGTTGGAGCAGTTGGCTGGTCCACGCGGGGCGCTCGCAGTCATGGGTGAGCGGCCACCGACCGGTGTCACGGTCGTCGTTTTCTGA
- a CDS encoding DUF3662 and FHA domain-containing protein yields the protein MGLFSNLERRLSEGVNGAFAKAFRSEVQPVEIAAEMRGAMDDRAAHTKKGQRAVVPNLFTVDLSPGDFERLDRARDEVGDELIASATEHADVQRYLPGGPIVVEFAEDPDLETGVFRLRPSIARQVDNDRRPARPQPREYDEFQPSSARQEPQHEPAPQPYFHDDYDQQDYQQQDYQQPYAEPAPTPRTPSPAAPRRFKQRPSLVIDGDRYPLLGAITVIGRDDDADIMLDDPGISRRHSEIRVTNDGPHLVMTVRDLGSTNGTFLNGDAIDRAHLHDGDRITVGRTHLLFEEGGRK from the coding sequence ATGGGTTTGTTCTCCAACCTCGAACGTCGGCTGTCCGAAGGCGTCAACGGTGCGTTCGCCAAGGCGTTCCGCTCCGAGGTCCAGCCCGTGGAGATCGCGGCCGAGATGCGCGGCGCGATGGATGACCGTGCGGCGCACACCAAGAAGGGCCAGCGCGCGGTCGTACCCAACCTCTTCACCGTCGACCTCAGCCCCGGCGATTTCGAACGCCTGGACCGCGCCCGCGATGAGGTCGGCGACGAGCTGATCGCGAGCGCGACCGAGCATGCCGACGTGCAGCGGTACCTTCCCGGCGGCCCGATCGTCGTGGAATTCGCCGAGGACCCCGACCTGGAGACGGGCGTCTTCCGCCTGCGCCCCTCCATCGCCCGGCAGGTCGACAACGACCGGCGGCCGGCCCGACCACAGCCGCGTGAGTACGACGAGTTCCAACCCTCCTCGGCACGGCAGGAGCCCCAGCACGAGCCGGCCCCGCAACCGTATTTCCATGACGATTACGACCAGCAGGATTACCAACAGCAGGACTACCAACAGCCTTACGCCGAGCCCGCACCGACGCCGCGCACCCCGAGCCCGGCCGCTCCACGTCGTTTCAAGCAGCGGCCGTCGCTGGTCATCGACGGCGACCGCTATCCCCTCCTGGGTGCGATCACCGTCATCGGCCGCGACGACGACGCGGACATCATGCTGGACGACCCGGGGATCTCCCGCCGACACAGCGAGATCCGGGTGACCAACGACGGTCCGCACCTGGTGATGACGGTGCGCGATCTCGGCTCCACCAACGGCACCTTCCTGAACGGCGACGCCATCGACCGGGCGCACCTGCACGACGGAGACCGGATCACCGTGGGCCGCACCCATCTGCTGTTCGAGGAAGGTGGCCGTAAGTGA
- a CDS encoding FHA domain-containing protein, translating into MSELTITVIRIGLLVLLWAFIFSIVGVLRGDLYGLRAPRTEGRRAPARAEADRRPPRAVRRGPTHLAVIEGSMRGISVPLSEGGVLIGRNPECVLVLSDDFASGRHARVYRDGDGWFVDDLGSTNGTFIGDQPIGQHVPLREGSRIRIGQTVLEVRK; encoded by the coding sequence GTGAGCGAGCTGACCATCACGGTCATCCGCATCGGTCTGCTGGTGCTGTTGTGGGCGTTCATCTTCAGCATCGTCGGTGTACTACGTGGGGACCTCTACGGACTGCGCGCTCCGCGTACCGAGGGCCGTCGCGCCCCCGCCCGCGCAGAAGCGGACCGTCGTCCGCCACGCGCTGTCCGCCGAGGCCCGACCCACCTGGCCGTCATCGAAGGCTCGATGCGCGGGATCAGCGTGCCGCTGTCCGAGGGCGGCGTGCTGATCGGCCGCAACCCCGAGTGCGTCCTGGTGCTGTCCGACGATTTCGCCTCCGGTCGCCACGCGCGGGTGTACCGCGACGGCGACGGCTGGTTCGTCGACGACCTCGGCTCCACCAACGGAACGTTCATCGGCGATCAGCCCATCGGCCAGCATGTGCCGCTGCGCGAAGGCAGCCGTATCCGGATCGGGCAGACCGTCCTCGAGGTCAGGAAGTAG
- a CDS encoding PP2C family serine/threonine-protein phosphatase encodes MSIALRYAARTDLGLGSKTRNEDSGYAGPDLLVLADGMGGHAAGDTASSTVVAELVHLDGESHGADDALALLREAVIRANERLRDEMDDEPDLEGMGTTLIAFLRTGNKLAIANIGDSRAYLVRDGTFTQITKDHSLVQTLLDEGRITPEEAEHHPQRSFVTRVLTGRADDEPDLSLREARIGDRYLICSDGLSDYVAGSTIEDIVTSEGMPGEIADRLIAIALKASARDNVTVVIADIVDSLDPTSSTPQIVGAAGAPATSTEHDVPSSPTTPAEKAAALSREANAPAAGNADDEAGDEAEPPVLAEEGPSRLRRFRWLGLGVLVVAVLAVGGWVSYSWTQSQFYVADSNGSVAIYRGLHDTIGPLHLNSIDQRTDIRLQDLPPYYQTRVRASITATDLADARRVVQTLTAQAASCAAQPGGCSP; translated from the coding sequence ATGTCGATCGCTCTGCGCTACGCCGCCCGCACCGATCTCGGGCTCGGCTCCAAGACCCGCAACGAGGATTCCGGATATGCCGGCCCGGACCTGCTCGTGCTGGCCGACGGCATGGGCGGGCACGCCGCCGGCGACACCGCCAGCTCCACCGTCGTCGCAGAGTTGGTGCACCTGGACGGGGAATCCCACGGTGCCGACGACGCGCTGGCGCTGCTACGCGAAGCCGTCATCCGGGCCAACGAGCGGTTGCGCGATGAGATGGACGATGAGCCGGACCTGGAGGGGATGGGCACCACGCTCATCGCCTTCCTGCGCACCGGGAACAAGCTGGCAATAGCGAATATCGGTGACTCCCGGGCCTACCTCGTGCGGGACGGCACATTCACCCAGATCACCAAGGACCACTCCCTGGTGCAGACGTTGCTCGACGAGGGCCGCATCACCCCCGAAGAGGCCGAGCACCACCCGCAGCGGTCCTTCGTGACCCGGGTACTGACCGGTCGCGCCGACGACGAGCCGGACCTTTCGCTCCGTGAAGCGCGGATCGGCGACCGCTACCTGATCTGCTCGGACGGATTGTCCGACTATGTCGCCGGCTCCACCATCGAGGACATCGTCACCTCCGAGGGGATGCCCGGGGAGATTGCCGACCGACTGATCGCCATCGCTCTCAAGGCCTCTGCACGGGACAACGTCACGGTCGTCATCGCCGACATCGTCGACTCCCTGGACCCGACGTCCTCCACCCCGCAGATCGTCGGTGCAGCCGGCGCACCCGCGACCTCCACCGAGCACGACGTGCCCAGTTCACCGACCACACCGGCCGAGAAAGCCGCTGCCCTCAGTCGGGAGGCCAACGCACCTGCAGCCGGCAACGCTGACGACGAGGCCGGTGACGAGGCCGAACCGCCGGTGTTGGCCGAGGAGGGCCCGTCCCGGTTGCGCCGGTTCCGCTGGCTCGGTCTGGGCGTCCTGGTCGTCGCGGTGCTTGCCGTGGGCGGGTGGGTCTCCTACTCCTGGACCCAGTCCCAGTTCTACGTGGCCGACAGCAACGGCTCGGTCGCCATTTACCGGGGCCTGCACGACACCATCGGACCGCTGCACCTGAACTCGATCGACCAACGCACCGACATCCGCCTGCAGGACCTGCCCCCGTACTACCAGACCCGCGTGCGCGCCTCTATCACCGCGACCGACCTGGCCGACGCCCGCCGGGTCGTGCAGACCCTGACCGCCCAGGCAGCCAGCTGTGCGGCGCAACCCGGCGGGTGCAGTCCGTGA